One Candidatus Aminicenantes bacterium DNA window includes the following coding sequences:
- the nuoF gene encoding NADH-quinone oxidoreductase subunit NuoF gives MSVYRTHVLLPVDEGTAQAGVFEVKRRLEKELQARKLQDEIKVLESGSVGIVGKGVILAVYPDRMYYFHVTENDVTRIIDEHLLKGRVVAGLSHAPVASMAAAPVAATAAEKGAKIGLTRAQRRVVLDKAWTVDPENIDEVLAAGGYRGIEKIFTEKITPEAVIEQIKSSGLRGRGGAGFPTGMKWEFTRKASGAEKYVICNADEGEPGTFKDRLILEGDPHKLIEAMTIAGYAIGAAKGFVYIRGEYELSIERLKRAIAQASAYGLIGQNILESGFSFELEIRKGAGAYICGEETALIESLEGKRGNPRVKPPYPVTNGLWQKPTAVNNVETLANVPAIIANGAGWFRKIGTDKCPGTKVFTILGHVEYPGLVETDMGTSLREIIFGYGGGIRGGKKFKAALLGGAAGVFLPEKLLDVKMDFESLKENRAVLGSGAVLVMDEGTSILDMLFSIAKFFAHESCGQCVPCRIGTQQILQIVYRLRQGQGREGDAATMLHLADTMFKSSLCPLGQSLIMPVKSALDHFPEEFNLNPK, from the coding sequence ATGAGCGTCTATCGCACCCACGTCCTGCTCCCGGTCGACGAAGGGACGGCCCAGGCCGGAGTCTTCGAGGTCAAACGCCGGCTGGAGAAGGAACTGCAGGCCAGGAAGCTGCAGGATGAAATAAAGGTATTGGAAAGCGGCAGCGTCGGCATCGTCGGCAAAGGGGTGATCCTGGCCGTCTATCCCGACCGCATGTATTATTTCCATGTGACCGAAAACGACGTCACCCGCATCATTGACGAGCACCTGCTCAAGGGGCGGGTCGTCGCCGGCCTGTCCCACGCCCCGGTCGCGTCTATGGCCGCGGCCCCGGTCGCGGCAACAGCCGCGGAGAAGGGCGCCAAGATCGGGCTGACGCGCGCTCAGCGCCGCGTCGTCCTGGACAAGGCCTGGACCGTCGATCCCGAGAACATCGACGAGGTCCTTGCCGCCGGCGGCTACAGGGGAATCGAAAAAATCTTCACCGAAAAGATCACCCCCGAGGCGGTGATCGAACAGATCAAGAGCTCGGGGTTGCGCGGCCGCGGCGGCGCCGGTTTCCCGACCGGCATGAAGTGGGAGTTCACGCGCAAGGCGAGCGGCGCCGAGAAGTACGTCATCTGCAACGCCGACGAGGGCGAACCGGGCACGTTCAAGGACCGGCTGATCCTCGAGGGCGACCCGCACAAGCTGATCGAGGCCATGACCATCGCCGGTTACGCCATCGGCGCCGCCAAGGGCTTCGTCTACATCCGTGGCGAGTATGAACTCTCGATCGAGCGGCTGAAAAGGGCCATCGCCCAGGCAAGCGCATACGGCCTGATTGGCCAGAACATCCTCGAGAGCGGTTTCTCCTTCGAGCTCGAGATCCGCAAAGGAGCCGGCGCCTACATCTGCGGCGAGGAGACGGCGCTGATCGAGTCGCTGGAGGGCAAGCGCGGCAACCCGCGCGTCAAGCCGCCCTACCCGGTGACCAACGGGCTCTGGCAGAAGCCGACTGCGGTCAACAACGTCGAGACCCTGGCCAACGTCCCGGCCATCATCGCCAACGGCGCCGGCTGGTTCCGCAAGATCGGCACCGACAAGTGCCCGGGGACCAAGGTCTTCACCATCCTCGGCCACGTCGAGTACCCGGGGCTGGTCGAGACCGACATGGGCACCAGCTTGCGCGAGATCATCTTCGGCTACGGCGGCGGCATCAGGGGCGGCAAAAAATTCAAGGCCGCCCTGCTGGGCGGCGCAGCCGGCGTCTTCCTGCCCGAAAAGCTCTTGGACGTGAAAATGGATTTCGAGAGCCTGAAGGAGAACCGGGCCGTGCTCGGCTCGGGCGCGGTGCTGGTGATGGACGAGGGGACCTCGATTCTCGACATGCTCTTTTCCATCGCCAAGTTCTTCGCCCATGAGAGCTGCGGCCAGTGCGTTCCCTGCCGCATCGGCACCCAGCAGATCCTGCAGATCGTCTACCGCCTGCGCCAGGGTCAGGGCCGCGAAGGCGACGCGGCGACCATGCTGCACCTGGCCGACACGATGTTCAAGTCGTCGCTCTGCCCCCTGGGCCAGTCGCTGATCATGCCGGTCAAGAGCGCCCTGGACCATTTTCCCGAAGAATTCAACCTGAATCCAAAATAA
- a CDS encoding NAD(P)H-dependent oxidoreductase subunit E: MKRDKILKQYEASTDNLLAILHDIQDASAEHYLDDADLRAAADYLKLPYSFVFGVASFYTMYSLKPRGKNLIRVCQSPPCHLLGSSTISRELMRLLGVGFGETTPDKLFTLEMTSCLGVCGVAPAMMVNGRVYGNLTSERIAGVIEDLRRAK, encoded by the coding sequence ATGAAGCGGGATAAAATATTGAAGCAATACGAAGCCTCGACCGACAACCTGCTGGCCATCCTGCACGACATCCAGGACGCCAGCGCCGAGCACTACCTGGATGACGCCGATTTGCGCGCCGCCGCCGACTACCTGAAGCTGCCCTACAGCTTCGTCTTCGGCGTGGCCAGCTTCTACACCATGTACAGCCTGAAGCCGCGAGGCAAAAACCTCATCCGCGTCTGCCAGTCGCCGCCCTGCCATTTGCTCGGCTCCTCAACCATCTCGCGCGAGCTGATGCGGCTGCTGGGCGTCGGCTTCGGCGAGACCACGCCCGACAAGCTCTTCACCCTGGAAATGACCTCCTGCCTGGGCGTGTGTGGCGTGGCCCCGGCCATGATGGTCAACGGCCGGGTCTACGGCAACCTGACGAGTGAGCGCATCGCCGGGGTCATCGAGGACCTGAGGAGGGCCAAATGA
- a CDS encoding FAD-dependent oxidoreductase gives MAVIGAGPAGLACAFYLTRLGYQPVVFEALKVAGGMMKVGIPDFRLPKDKLQAEIDVIQRAGVEIKTNSPVTTFEELTKKGYAAVFIGSGAHQAQQLNVDGNQLKGVLSGIDFLREVNLGKKVAIGDDVVVVGGGSTAMDAARMARRLGAKNVRLAYRRTRAEMPAQLEEVVGAEEEGIEIDFLVNPLKVVGKAGKVSGLHCIKTELADFDDSGRRRPVPVAGSEYTIRASSVLYCLGQKLSLGLTGGKLDLDKRGHIAVDPRTMATSVPGVFAGGDAVNPSTVIESVAQGRQAAKSIDRFFGRPGVLYDQPRQVVEVHYDEEAYLKTIARMEPHLEDAEKRVAEPGLEVSRGLTLDEAVEEARRCLHCDRNQNPEKEAVVAEAVAIEAML, from the coding sequence GTGGCCGTCATCGGCGCCGGGCCGGCCGGCTTGGCCTGCGCCTTTTACCTGACCCGCCTGGGCTACCAGCCGGTGGTCTTCGAAGCCCTCAAGGTTGCCGGCGGCATGATGAAGGTCGGCATCCCCGATTTCCGCCTCCCCAAGGACAAGCTGCAGGCGGAGATCGACGTCATCCAAAGGGCCGGCGTTGAGATCAAGACCAACTCGCCGGTGACGACGTTCGAGGAGCTGACCAAAAAAGGCTACGCCGCCGTGTTCATCGGCAGCGGCGCCCACCAGGCGCAGCAGCTGAACGTCGATGGCAATCAATTGAAAGGGGTCCTGTCGGGCATCGATTTCCTGCGCGAGGTCAATCTGGGCAAGAAAGTGGCCATCGGCGACGACGTGGTCGTGGTCGGCGGCGGTTCGACCGCCATGGACGCCGCCCGCATGGCCCGCCGTCTCGGCGCTAAAAATGTGCGTCTGGCTTACCGCCGCACCCGCGCCGAGATGCCGGCCCAGCTCGAGGAAGTGGTCGGGGCCGAGGAAGAGGGGATCGAGATAGACTTCCTGGTCAACCCGCTGAAGGTCGTCGGCAAGGCCGGCAAGGTTAGCGGCCTGCACTGCATCAAGACCGAGCTGGCTGATTTCGACGACTCCGGCCGGCGGCGGCCGGTGCCGGTCGCGGGCAGCGAGTACACCATCCGCGCCAGCTCCGTCCTCTATTGCCTGGGCCAGAAGCTCAGCCTGGGCCTGACCGGCGGCAAGCTGGACCTGGACAAGCGCGGCCACATCGCCGTCGATCCGCGCACCATGGCCACCAGCGTTCCCGGCGTGTTCGCCGGCGGCGATGCCGTCAACCCCTCGACCGTGATCGAGAGCGTGGCGCAGGGGCGCCAGGCGGCGAAGAGCATCGACCGCTTCTTCGGGCGGCCGGGCGTTCTGTACGACCAGCCGCGCCAGGTGGTCGAGGTCCATTATGACGAGGAAGCGTATTTGAAGACCATCGCCCGCATGGAGCCGCACCTCGAGGATGCCGAGAAACGCGTCGCCGAGCCCGGGCTGGAGGTCAGCCGTGGCTTGACGCTGGACGAGGCGGTGGAAGAGGCGCGGCGCTGTCTGCACTGCGACCGCAACCAGAACCCGGAAAAAGAGGCCGTCGTTGCCGAGGCGGTGGCCATCGAAGCCATGTTATGA